In Mytilus edulis chromosome 4, xbMytEdul2.2, whole genome shotgun sequence, the following proteins share a genomic window:
- the LOC139521487 gene encoding serine-rich adhesin for platelets-like codes for MGSDNFRQVGTFDFTEGIGTSVSGTASSFSCSNQSVSDKGFSKESVVTKRSEHSDSEGCFGGGKSSFSSRVLFPAVLGTQEEWENETGSRSFCSQSVSGGPTFQNGDQQVYQVDNSFRNLDNLSRFDGRLFSHPYFSQVSSFPETGVGRQGLQFQGYAFWPGYCTPSFYQDFSDGGVVSSYSGSSHSFLPRRFSHQESLPFSFGGTHQFVYPFTPETGFFDFMGKIRDNSQSEFQFPGRTFSDRFGSSASSRREGSQGMSVSQCSDSVFICPSSSIASAGGFLDFDHGRHSTRTSTHSSNPVVSDGVLASNFSVVGGTCSHPSSVVTSSSMVASGKTSSEGSFVGSSRPQPNFVHRCESDGLGSLSGGQDSIRSLVRCSVGGTHQSSRDESCVSFSPSVSGCDSGSVTTGCHGQLHSSGLSSESRRDPFLFSVSSEQGNSSSVSQSQYFSVSETCSRQSKSSGGCSLPFPCSSEHRMGNSSISVSGDHSSLGSSSYRSFCHQSESQIGDLRFSHSRRESLGSRCYDPILEGNVQLHVPSFSSSSKDLAQDSEGSLQDHSYCSGLVKTVLVPRTTTSVLCEAPLFASKRGSTVSIQRKKTASRSGESPSARLVVVRDSLRKGGFSEGATKRISGSVRQSTGAVYDSKWSIFCTWCLSKQINPLSVTVQQLADFFLYLFEEKGYSPSTIKGYRSAIARTISLSGGSDFGDNEFLSLLIKNFCLNRPRQRRLVPSWDLGLVLKVLQFSPFEPLHSASFKFLSYKCCFLIALATGRRRSEIHALSISESCLRFASDKSSVTLLTDPSFLAKNQLPDKGSGIITIPALPPTSDNQVLCPVRALLVYLASSAKLRSAGSSRLFIPIKKGISDISAKTISTWICNTVILAYKSASSEVLVKHQVKAHEVRALASSWNIFNSSSMSEIMSAGFWRSDSAFYNHYLRSMPLHCDNLYSLGPLVAAQQVVFPPPSDGDSALR; via the coding sequence ATGGGCTCTGATAACTTCAGACAAGTGGGTACTTTCGATTTTACGGAGGGGATTGGAACTTCAGTTTCTGGAACAGCCTCCTCTTTCTCCTGTTCCAATCAATCTGTCAGTGACAAAGGATTCTCAAAAGAATCAGTTGTTACAAAACGAAGTGAACATTCTGATTCAGAAGGGTGTTTTGGAGGAGGTAAATCCTCCTTTTCATCTAGGGTTTTATTCCCGGCTGTTCTTGGTACCCAAGAAGAATGGGAAAATGAGACCGGTTCTAGATCTTTCTGTTCTCAATCAGTATCTGGTGGTCCCACATTTCAAAATGGAGACCAACAGGTCTATCAGGTCGACAATTCATTTAGGAACTTGGACAACCTCTCTAGATTTGATGGACGCCTATTTTCACATCCCTATTTCTCACAAGTTTCGTCATTTCCTGAGACTGGTGTGGGCAGACAAGGTTTACAGTTTCAAGGCTATGCCTTTTGGCCTGGCTATTGCACCCCTAGTTTTTACCAGGATTTTTCAGACGGTGGTGTCGTATCTTCATACTCGGGCAGTTCTCATTCATTCCTACCTAGACGATTCTCTCATCAAGAATCATTGCCGTTCTCTTTTGGAGGAACACACCAATTTGTCTATCCTTTTACTCCTGAGACTGGGTTTTTTGATTTCATGGGAAAAATCAGAGATAATTCCCAGTCAGAGTTTCAATTTCCTGGGAGAACATTTTCGGACAGATTTGGGTCTAGTGCTTCCTCCAGAAGAGAAGGTAGTCAAGGTATGTCAGTTAGTCAATGCTCTGACTCAGTTTTCATCTGTCCCAGCTCGTCAATTGCTTCAGCTGGTGGGTTTCTTGATTTCGATCATGGACGTCATTCCACTAGGACGTCTACACATTCGTCCAATCCAGTGGTATCTGATGGAGTTTTGGCATCCAATTTCTCAGTTGTGGGAGGCACCTGTTCCCATCCTTCCTCGGTTGTTACCTCATCTTCAATGGTGGCTTCAGGAAAAACATCTTCGGAAGGGAGTTTTGTTGGATCCTCCAGACCCCAGCCTAACTTTGTTCACAGATGCGAGTCTGATGGGTTGGGGAGCTTATCTGGAGGGCAGGACAGCATCAGGTCTTTGGTCAGGTGCTCAGTTGGAGGAACACATCAATCTTCTAGAGATGAAAGCTGTGTTTCTTTCTCTCCGTCAGTTTCAGGCTGTGATTCAGGGTCAGTCACTACTGGTTGCCACGGACAACTCCACAGTAGTGGCTTATCTTCAGAATCAAGGAGGGACCCATTCCTTTTCTCTGTATCATCTGAGCAAGGAAATTCTTCTTCTGTGTCACAGTCTCAATATTTTTCTGTCAGTGAGACATGTTCCAGGCAGTCAAAATCTTCTGGCGGATGCTCTCTCCCGTTCCCGTGTTCCAGTGAACACAGAATGGGAAATTCATCCATCAGTGTTTCAGGAGATCATTCTTCGTTGGGATCGTCCTCATATAGATCTTTTTGCCACCAGTCTGAATCACAAATTGGAGACTTACGTTTCTCCCATTCCAGACGAGAAAGCTTGGGCAGTAGATGCTATGACCCTATCTTGGAAGGGAATGTTCAGTTACATGTTCCCTCCTTTTCGTCTTCTTCCAAAGATCTTGCACAAGATTCAGAGGGATCTTTGCAAGACCATTCTTATTGCTCCGGCTTGGTCAAGACAGTCTTGGTTCCCAGAACTACTACTTCTGTGTTGTGCGAAGCCCCTTTGTTTGCCTCTAAGAGAGGATCTACTGTCTCAATTCAAAGGAAGAAAACTGCATCAAGGTCTGGAGAATCTCCATCTGCACGCTTGGTTGTTGTCAGGGATTCCCTCAGAAAGGGAGGCTTTTCTGAGGGAGCAACCAAGCGTATCTCAGGATCAGTCAGACAATCTACAGGAGCAGTTTATGACTCCAAATGGTCTATCTTCTGTACTTGGTGTCTGTCGAAGCAGATTAATCCACTCTCTGTCACTGTACAACAGTTAGCGGATTTCTTCCTTTACCTTTTTGAGGAGAAAGGTTATTCTCCTTCTACTATAAAGGGATATAGATCTGCCATAGCCAGAACAATATCACTTTCAGGAGGCTCTGATTTTGGGGATAATGAGTTTTTGTCATTATTGATAAAAAACTTTTGCCTTAATAGACCTCGTCAAAGGCGTTTGGTTCCTTCTTGGGACTTAGGTTTAGTTTTGAAGGTTCTTCAGTTTTCACCTTTTGAACCTTTACATTCAGCCTCCTTCAAATTTTTATCTTATAAATGTTGTTTTCTGATAGCTTTGGCTACTGGTCGCAGAAGGAGTGAGATTCATGCTCTGTCAATTTCTGAGTCTTGTCTCCGCTTTGCATCTGATAAGTCTTCAGTTACTCTTCTCACTGATCCATCTTTTTTAGCAAAGAACCAGTTACCTGATAAAGGTTCTGGTATTATTACTATTCCTGCTTTACCTCCCACATCGGATAATCAGGTTTTGTGTCCAGTGAGAGCCTTGCTTGTTTACCTAGCTTCTTCAGCGAAATTAAGATCTGCTGGTTCTTCTAGGTTGTTTATTCCTATTAAAAAAGGAATTTCTGACATTTCTGCCAAAACCATTTCTACTTGGATTTGCAATACTGTCATTTTGGCCTATAAATCTGCTTCTTCTGAAGTTTTAGTTAAACATCAAGTTAAAGCACATGAAGTAAGAGCCTTAGCCTCTTCTTGGAACATTTTTAATTCCTCCTCTATGTCGGAAATCATGTCAGCTGGTTTTTGGAGGTCTGATAGTGCCTTTTATAACCATTATTTACGGTCCATGCCTCTTCATTGTGACAACCTCTATTCTTTAGGGCCTTTGGTTGCTGCTCAACAGGTTGTTTTTCCTCCTCCTAGTGATGGGGATTCAGCCCTTCGTTAA